GAGGAACGCGCCGCCATGCGCCGCGTCGAGGCCCTCGCCTCCTGGACGGAGTCGCTGCGCGACACCATCGCCGGCGCGGTCGGCCTCGAACAGGCCATCCCCGCCTCCGCGCGGGCCGCCGCACCCGTCCTGCGGCCCCATCTCGACGCGCTCGTCGACCGGTTGAGGTCGCGCACCCCGCTGCCCGAGGCGCTCCAGCATCTCGCCGACGAGATCGACGACGCGTCCGCCGACATCATCGTCGCCGCGCTCATCCTCAACGCCCGGCTGCGCGGCCCCGGTCTGCGCCAGGTGCTCGGCGCGCTCGCCAAGTCCGCGCGCGAGGAAGTGGACATGCGTCAGCGGGTGATGGCCCAACGGTCCTCCACCCGGCGCTCGGTGCAGATCGTCGTCGCCGTGTCGATCGCGTTCGTGCTCGGCCTGTCCGTCTTCAACCGCGACTTCGTCGAGCCGTACGGCACCCCCACCGGACAGCTCGTCCTGGCCTGCGTCTGCGGCCTGTTCGCCCTCGGCTTCTGGTGGCTGCGCAAGCTCTCCACCATCGAGACCCCCGAACGCTTCCTGGTCCGCGACGACTCCGCCGTCCAACTGGTCCGGCCGCGCGCCGCGTCGGGCCAGAGCCCGCACCAGGAAGAGGGGGTACGACGATGAGCCTGACGATGCCCGTCCTCGTCGGCGCGATCCTGGGCCTCGGCGTGTACGTCCTCGTCCGCGCCCTCGTCCCGTCGAAGCGCAGCGCCGTCTCGCAGGTCGCCAGGATCGACGCGATGCGCGCCCGCGGCGCCGCCTACGAGTCGGCGCGCAAGGCCGCCGAGCAGGGGCGGGTCGGGTCGCTGCGGGCCGAAGTGGGCCTGCGGGTCTCCGAGTTCTACCTCCAGCAGGGGTGGGAGCAGCGCTCGCTGCGGGCCGACCTCGCGGTCCTGGACCGCAGTTGGGAGAACTTCCTCGCGACCAAGGTGCTGCTGGGGGTGGCCGGGCTGGTCTTCGGCCCGTTCCTGTTCGCCGTCGTGTGGACGATGAGCCTCGCCAGCGGGCCGGTCATCCCGGTCTGGCTGGCGCTGGCCTGCGCGGCCCTCTTCTTCTTCCTGCCCGACCTCGAGGTCCGGCGGGACGCGGCCGACAAGCGCCGTGACCTGCGCCGGGTGATCGGCGCCTACCTGGACCTGGTCTCCATGAGCCTGGCCGGCGGCCGGGGTCTGCCGGAGGCGCTGATGGCGGCGGCCGAGGTCTCGGACGGCTGGGCCACCCAGCGCATCCGCAACGCCCTGGCCGACGCCCGCATCACCGGCACCAGCCAGTGGCAGGCGCTCGGCCAACTCGGCGAGGAGATCGGGGTGGAGGAGCTGAAGGACCTCTCCGCGTCGCTCGCCCTGGTCGCCGACGACGGCGCCAAGGTCCGGGAGTCGCTCGCCGCCCGCGCCGAGACCATGCGGCACCGCGAACTCGCCGAGATCGAGGGCAGCGCGGGCGAGAAGTCGCAGTCGATGCTCGTCGCGCAACTCCTGCTCTGCGCGGGCTTCCTGGTGTTCCTGATCTTCCCGGCGGCGATGAGGGTGTTCCAGGTGTCCTGACGTGAGCCGCGGCCCCGGCGGCGAGGAACCAGCCGTCCGGCACACCGCTTCCGACCGGCGCCCGGCCGCGACCCGGTGCCGCGCGACGAACCACCACCGCCCATCCCGAACCGCCGAGACCACCGGCTCCACCGAACGCAGCGAACGGCAACCGAACCGGCACACCGCCACCTCCGAACCGGCGAACTGCTTCTGAGAGGACAACCCACCATGAACGCGCGGAACTTCCCCACCGGTGTCCCCGCCGTCGACTTCCTCGTCACCTTCTTCCAGGGCCGTCTTCAGCGTGTCCGTTCCGGTGAACTCGACCGCGGTGCCTCCGCGGTGGAGTGGGTCATCATCTCGGCGGTCGTCGTGGCGATCGTCGGCGTGGTGGCCGCGATCATCAACACCGCGCTCAGCGACGGCGCGAACAAGGTCGGCGACTGCATCAAGGGCGCGAGCGCCAGCAAGACCTGCTGAACGCGCCGACGGGACAAGGGTCTACGGGGATGTCGGTGCGCGTACGTCGCTGGACACGCCGCCGGGTGGAGGCCGCCTCCGCCCGCGGTGAATCCGGCATGACCGCGATCGAGTTCGTGCTGCTCACGCCGGTGCTGTTCTTCATGATCTTCGCGACGGTGCAGTTCGCGCTGTACTTCTTCGCCGATCACGTCGCGCAGGCGGCGGCCCAGGCGGGCGCCCGCAAGGCCCGCGCCACGGCGCACGACCAGCCGGGCGGCTGGCGGGGCGAGGCGCGGGACGTGGTGGACAGCTACATCAGGCAGTTGGGACCCCAGCTGATCCTGTCCCCGAACGTGACGATGCGTCAGCCGGACGCGGACACCGTGGGGGTGGAGATCACGGCGCGCATCCCGACCGTCTTCCCCGGGCTCGACCTGACGGTTCACGCCCAGTCGGAGGGACCGGTGGAGAGATTCGTGCGGGACGACGGAGCCGCCGGCTGATGAACCTCCACACCGCGCCGGCCGAGCGCCCGGCACCCGACGACCGGGGCCTGTCCACCGTCGAAGTGGTCATCCTGGCACCGGTGATGATCATGTTCATCCTGGTCCTGGTGGCGTTCGGCCAGTTGGTCGACGGCCGCGGCGCCCTCGACGGCGCCGCCCGCGACGCGGCACGGGCCGGCTCCATCCAGAAGGACCACGCGACGGCGATGTCGGAGGCCGCCCGAGCGGCCGAGGCCGACCTCACCGACGTCTGCTCGGGCCCGGTGAACGTCGTCCAGACCAGCCAGGGCTTCGTCCCCGGCACCATCTTCACCGTCGAGGTGAGCTGCCAGGTGCGCGGCCTCGCGATGCTGGGCCTGGACATCCCCACCACCCTCAAGGCGAGCTTCAGTTCGCCCCTAGACCCGTTCCGGAGGACCGCGTGAGAGACCTCCGGCACCGCACCCGCGCCCTCCTCGCGGACCGCCGCGCCCGCCTGGACGACCGCGGCTCGGGAGCGGGCGCCGTCATCATCTTCGCGCTCGTGTTCCTCTCCCTCTCCGCGTTCGTCATCGACGGCGGCATGTCGATCTCCAAGCGCGAACGCGCCGCCGACATCGCGGAACAGGCGGCGCGGTACGCGGCCCAGGACATAGACCTGGACGCCCTGTACGAGGACCAGGGCGGCGCGGCCCCCATCAACTTCCAGAACTGCGACGCCCGCGTGCGGACCTTCGCCCGCACGATGGACCTGAGCGGCGCGGACATCGCGGCGACCCACTGCGTGGCGGCGAACGCCGACGAGGTCCAGGTCGAGGTCCAACTCACGTACGCGCCGGTGTTCACGGGGCTGTTCTACAAGGGGGCCGTGGTGGTGCACGGGGACGCGGTGGCGCGGAACGAGGTGGGATAGGGATGTTCGGACGAGGCAGGACAGAGCCGGTCGTCGAGCCGGTGGAGTGGGACTGCCCCGGGCTGTTCTCCGTCACGACCCTGGTGCGGGTGTCGACCCTCCGCCGGGGCAAGCTGACCGGTCCGCCCGCGGTCCGGGTGCCGGTGATGCTGGGCGGGGTGCGGCACTTCGCGCCGATGGCGTTCGTCGCGGCGACGGCGGGGGAGCACCCGTCGTACGCGTTGTACGCGGCGGTGAGCCCGGACACTCTGTTGTGCTCCCTTCTGCCGGAGAAGGGCGGCGCGCGCTACCGGGTGACGGACGCGGACGGTACGGAACTGGGCACGGTCCACCGCACCCCCGCCGCCAAGCGCACCGTCCAGCACAGTTGGTGGCTGAGGCAGCCCGGCCACGCGGACATCGTCGCGCGTTACCACTGGGCGCGAGGGAGCGCCAAGGACATTGCGGCGCGGGGTAAGGAGACGGCGGTGCGGGGCGCCGGCAGCGTCGTCGGGGGCGTCGTGGACAGCGTCCTCAGTTTCGGCGCGGAGGACACCAATTCCCGCTCGGCCCCGGCCAAGGCGATCACCTGGCTGGCGGACGGCGACGAGGAGCCGACGGCGATGACGGCGGGCCACGTGGACGGCGTCACGACGTACACACCGCGGGTCGGCTGGCTGGACCGCAGACTGGCTTTCGCGCTGGGGGTGTTGAGGGAGTCCTAGAGCTCCTCACGGCCCCTGCTTCCCCCTCTCCTCGGGCTTGACGGCGTCCCTTGCCTTCTTGTCGAGGTCGTCGTCGAGTTTCTTGAACTCCCGTACGACGGCGTCGGACATGTCGGCGAGGGCGTCGAGCTGCTGCGAGATGTCCTCGCGTCCGTCCTCCCAGTTCGACTCGAAGTCGTCGAGGGCGTCGTAGACGCTGCCGTCGCCGAGGTCGTCCCGGTAGGAGGCGAAGAGTTTCTTGGTGTGGTCGAGGCGGCTCTTGAGCGAGCGCAGCTTGCCGCCGTACTCCTCCAGCTCGCTGAGCGGCAGCGCCAGGTCGCTCTTGCCCTTGCCCATGCCCGCGTCCCCCGGTCTCGTAGGCTGATCGCACCGTACAGCTCCACGATATGCGCGTGGGCGACAAGGGAACGGGGAGAACCGGAGACATCATGGCCCGCTACATTGAGGCGCTCACGATCGAGCGCGGAGGCTTCCGGATCAACGTCCCAGAGTCCTGGTGGGAGTTCGACGTCCGTCCGGAGTCCAGGGACGACGCGATCCACCGCATGGTGACGGAACGGGTCCGGCAGCACCCGGAACTGGCCCCCTACCGCGACACCTACACCACGTTCCTCCGGAAGGCCGCCGCGGACGCCTGGAAGTCCGGTGCCCTGTACTGCGGTTGCATGGCGGAGAGCTTCGGCGGTGCGACGCCGATCACCGGGTCGGTGACGGTCTCCCTGGTCGGCGGCCGGACCCGCGAGGGCGCTCCCCTCTCCACCGACCCCTCGGCGATCGCCTCCGGCCTCGCGCCCAAGGAGGCACGGAACGAAGGGGACTCGTGGCGCAAGGTGACGACGGTCGACATCCCCGGCGTCGGCGGCGCGGCCCGCACCTTCGGCATCGAGGACATCGCGATTCCTGACGACGCCCTCGACCGAACCGTCCGCGCGGTCCTGATGCAGACGTTCATCCCGGTGCCGGGCCAGGAGGGCAAGGTCGCGCTGGTGGCCGGCAGCAGCCAGGTACTCGACCTGGCCGACTCGTTCTTCGACATCTTCGACGCGATCACGTCGACGTTCCGCTTTACGGGGCCCGGGTGAGCTGCCCTGCGTGAGGGGACCGCTGCCGCCGAGGCCCGCGGACCGACCTTCACGGTGAACGGGTGTGCCGTGTAAGTTCGCGTGTGCATACGGTGGTTGTCGGATCGGGTATGACGGGGGTTGCGACATGGCTGGGCACCGGCCGGCTGACTGGCATGTCCTGGATCTCGACAGGGACCCCACGCCGGGCGACCCCGACCGGGTGCGGACGCTGGCGAAGACCCTCCACGACTTCGCGGACGACGTCTCGGACGCGTTGAAGGTCGTCAAGGGGATGGCCGACGACGACGCGACGTTGCGGTGGGCGGGAAAGTCCGCCGCGGTGTTCAAGGACGAGTTCTCCGGTGTCCCGAAGAACTTCAAGAAGCTCAAGAAGTCCTACGAGCTGTGCGGTGACGCGCTGGCCGCGTACTGGCCGAAGCTGGAGCGGGCCCAGGCCCTGGCGGACAGGGCGCTGGTGAAGGCGCGGGCCGCCCAGAACGACCTGTCGTCGGCGAAGTCCCGCCTGGCGAGCGCCGATTCATGGGTGACGCGGGCCGGTAAAGAAGCGGACAAGTACAAGGACGATCCGACGGGCGCGAAGTCGGACGGGGACAAGCCGGACGAGGCGAAGGTCCGTGCGGCCACCCGGGACGTCGCCCACGCCAAGTCGGCCCACACCAAGGCCCAGTCGGACGTCACGGACGCCCAGGACGCGCTGTCGGCGGCGAAGAAGATGGCCGAGGACGCGCGCAGGATGCGCGAGGACGCGGCCGGCGAGGCCAAGCGGAAGATCGACGAGGCGTCGGACGCGGGCATCCAGAACTGGTCGTGGTGGCAGGACGTCGGCGACTGGTTCGAGGACAACTGGGACACGATCGTCACGGTGTGCAAGGTGGTCGTGGCGGTGGTGGGCATCGTCGCGATGATCATCGGCGGCCCGATCCTCGGCGTGATCGTGCTGGTCGCGGCGCTCGTGGTACTGGCCGACACGCTCTACAAGTACTCCAAGGGCCAGGCGTCCCTGTGGGATGTGGGGTTCGCGGCGCTGGACTGCATACCCGGGATGAAGGGGCTGACGACACTCGGGGGGCTCGCCAAGGGCATGAAGGTCCTTGGCAAGGGTGGCCTCAAGGGGATGGCCCTCGGTCTCAGAGAACTCGGGCCGCGCGTAAAGGGCTTGGGCCGGGATATGAAAAGCCTCTTCACCTGCGGTGACCCGATCGACATGGCCACCGGCCAGATGGTCATGTCGATCACGGATGTCGCCCTGCCCGGTGTGCTGCCGCTTGTCGTCGAGCGCAGCCATCGCACAGGTGTGCTGACGGGGGGCTGGTTCGGCACGAGCTGGACGTCGACGCTGGACCAGCGCCTCCTCGTCGATAGGGACGGCATCCGCCTCGTCGTGGCCGACGGCATGGTCCTGCACTACGCGGCCCTTGAGCCGGACGAGCGCATGAGGCCGGTCTTCGGTCCCGACTGGGGGCTGGAATGGGACGGTTCACCTGAATCAGACATCGTCGTGACACAGCCGGAGAGCGGCACCGCTCTGCGATTCGGACGGATCCAGGGCGCATGTGACGGTGAGCTCCCTCTCGTGGGGATACAGGACCGTAACGGCAATCGCGTCGATGTCCACTACACGGCGGATGGAGCGCCGTCCGAGTTGGTTCATCATGGCGGTTACCGCGTCGACGTGAGGACCGAAGGCGACCGCGTGACCGGGCTGGCCTTGGCCAGTGCCCCAGGCCGCCCCACGCTTCTGACCTACGAATACGACGAGAGCGGGCGCCTCGCCGGCGTCGTCGACTCATCCACCGTTGCCCAGTGCTACAGCTACGACGATCAGCACCGCATCACCGGCTGGCGGAGCAGAATCGGCGATTGGTACCGCTACGCCTACGACGACAGCGGCCGTTGTGTCCGAACCGGCGGCGACGACGGTGTCCTCGCCTATACCTACACGTACGACGAGGACGCACGGAGGACCATCGCCACCGATTCCCTCGGCCACTCGGTCACGTATGTCTTCAACGCCGACCTCCTTCCCGTCCGTGAAACTGATCCTCTGGGGCACGACGTCACACGTAGGTGGGACGATCTAGGTCGGCTTCAAGCGCTCACGGACCCGCTCGGTCGAACCACCCGGTTCACCTACGACGCACAGGGCAACGTCACGTATGTGGTGCGCCCTGACGGTGGCGTTGTGGCGACTGAGAGCGACGAGTTCGGCAGAGCCAACAAGGTGACTCAACCTGATGGCAGTGTCTGGGAATCGCAGTACGACAGCAACGGCAACCAGGTGGCGATCACAGACCCGCTCGGTGCGGTCACGCGCTTCACCTACGATGCGTGCGGCGGGCTCACCAGTGTCACCGACGCTCTGGGCCGATGTCAGCGGAACCTGATCAATGATGCCGCCGGACTGGTGGTCGGGGTCGACGACGGGCGAGGGGCCCGTGAGACCTTCACTCGGGATGCCTATGGCCGGATCACGGAACTGGTGAGCGTTCTGGGTTCGGTCACCCGGGTCGGATGGACAGCTGAGGGGCAGATAGCGTGGCGGCAGCTCCCCAACGGCACAGAGGAGCGGTGGCGGTACGACGCCGAGGGCAACCCTCGCGAGTACAGCTCCTCCAACGGCCGCCGCACTACGTACGAGAATACCCACTTCGACCTCTGCACCCTCCGGGAGGACGAGGACGGCACCCTGGAGCGCTTCGCGTACGACTCCGAACTGCGATTGCGGAGCGTCACCAACGCGACAGGGCAGCAGTGGAGTTACTCCTACGACGGAGTCGGCCGGCTCGTTTCCGAGACGGACTTCAACGGGCGCAGTCAGAGCTATCGTTACGATGCGGCCGGCAGGTTGGTCGAGCGGGTCAACGGCGCCGATGAGGTCACGCGCTTCCGGCACGACCTCCTTGGGAACGTCGTCGCCATGGAGTCCGGCGACGCCACCACCACCTATGAGTACGACCTGCTCGGCAGGATCGTGGCGGCACGCAATGCCCACGTCCGGCTCGGCCGGGAGTACGACGCGGTCGGCCGTCTGCTGGCGGAGTCGTGGAACGGACAGGAGATCCGCTCCACGTACGACATCGCCGGGCGCCGCATCGCGCGCAAGACACCGAGCGGCGCGGTCACACAGTGGGCGTACGAGCCTGACCAACGCGCACTGGTGCAGCAGGTCGGACAGCAGTCGGTCACTTACCGGTACGACATCGCGGGCCGTGAGGTGGAGCGGGTGCTCGGAGACGCCGCGCGCCTGACTCAGGAGTGGGATGCCGAACGGCTGAGCACGAGACAGCGAGTGGTGACGGCGACTGGCGACGTCAGGCAGCGGGCCTACCGGCACCGGTCCGACG
The sequence above is a segment of the Streptomyces griseoviridis genome. Coding sequences within it:
- a CDS encoding type II secretion system F family protein, translating into MMPVAAGSPGSFGGLFSTTVLYSIGCGVAVGGGLALLMIAIRGLPAKPAHEKQKAAERAAELVRFAGQRGSIAAIVGIVVLLLTRWAVAGIAAGVLVFFWDRLFGGAGEERAAMRRVEALASWTESLRDTIAGAVGLEQAIPASARAAAPVLRPHLDALVDRLRSRTPLPEALQHLADEIDDASADIIVAALILNARLRGPGLRQVLGALAKSAREEVDMRQRVMAQRSSTRRSVQIVVAVSIAFVLGLSVFNRDFVEPYGTPTGQLVLACVCGLFALGFWWLRKLSTIETPERFLVRDDSAVQLVRPRAASGQSPHQEEGVRR
- a CDS encoding type II secretion system F family protein, with protein sequence MSLTMPVLVGAILGLGVYVLVRALVPSKRSAVSQVARIDAMRARGAAYESARKAAEQGRVGSLRAEVGLRVSEFYLQQGWEQRSLRADLAVLDRSWENFLATKVLLGVAGLVFGPFLFAVVWTMSLASGPVIPVWLALACAALFFFLPDLEVRRDAADKRRDLRRVIGAYLDLVSMSLAGGRGLPEALMAAAEVSDGWATQRIRNALADARITGTSQWQALGQLGEEIGVEELKDLSASLALVADDGAKVRESLAARAETMRHRELAEIEGSAGEKSQSMLVAQLLLCAGFLVFLIFPAAMRVFQVS
- a CDS encoding TadE family protein; protein product: MSVRVRRWTRRRVEAASARGESGMTAIEFVLLTPVLFFMIFATVQFALYFFADHVAQAAAQAGARKARATAHDQPGGWRGEARDVVDSYIRQLGPQLILSPNVTMRQPDADTVGVEITARIPTVFPGLDLTVHAQSEGPVERFVRDDGAAG
- a CDS encoding TadE/TadG family type IV pilus assembly protein, whose protein sequence is MNLHTAPAERPAPDDRGLSTVEVVILAPVMIMFILVLVAFGQLVDGRGALDGAARDAARAGSIQKDHATAMSEAARAAEADLTDVCSGPVNVVQTSQGFVPGTIFTVEVSCQVRGLAMLGLDIPTTLKASFSSPLDPFRRTA
- a CDS encoding pilus assembly protein TadG-related protein, producing the protein MRDLRHRTRALLADRRARLDDRGSGAGAVIIFALVFLSLSAFVIDGGMSISKRERAADIAEQAARYAAQDIDLDALYEDQGGAAPINFQNCDARVRTFARTMDLSGADIAATHCVAANADEVQVEVQLTYAPVFTGLFYKGAVVVHGDAVARNEVG
- a CDS encoding RHS repeat-associated core domain-containing protein → MAGHRPADWHVLDLDRDPTPGDPDRVRTLAKTLHDFADDVSDALKVVKGMADDDATLRWAGKSAAVFKDEFSGVPKNFKKLKKSYELCGDALAAYWPKLERAQALADRALVKARAAQNDLSSAKSRLASADSWVTRAGKEADKYKDDPTGAKSDGDKPDEAKVRAATRDVAHAKSAHTKAQSDVTDAQDALSAAKKMAEDARRMREDAAGEAKRKIDEASDAGIQNWSWWQDVGDWFEDNWDTIVTVCKVVVAVVGIVAMIIGGPILGVIVLVAALVVLADTLYKYSKGQASLWDVGFAALDCIPGMKGLTTLGGLAKGMKVLGKGGLKGMALGLRELGPRVKGLGRDMKSLFTCGDPIDMATGQMVMSITDVALPGVLPLVVERSHRTGVLTGGWFGTSWTSTLDQRLLVDRDGIRLVVADGMVLHYAALEPDERMRPVFGPDWGLEWDGSPESDIVVTQPESGTALRFGRIQGACDGELPLVGIQDRNGNRVDVHYTADGAPSELVHHGGYRVDVRTEGDRVTGLALASAPGRPTLLTYEYDESGRLAGVVDSSTVAQCYSYDDQHRITGWRSRIGDWYRYAYDDSGRCVRTGGDDGVLAYTYTYDEDARRTIATDSLGHSVTYVFNADLLPVRETDPLGHDVTRRWDDLGRLQALTDPLGRTTRFTYDAQGNVTYVVRPDGGVVATESDEFGRANKVTQPDGSVWESQYDSNGNQVAITDPLGAVTRFTYDACGGLTSVTDALGRCQRNLINDAAGLVVGVDDGRGARETFTRDAYGRITELVSVLGSVTRVGWTAEGQIAWRQLPNGTEERWRYDAEGNPREYSSSNGRRTTYENTHFDLCTLREDEDGTLERFAYDSELRLRSVTNATGQQWSYSYDGVGRLVSETDFNGRSQSYRYDAAGRLVERVNGADEVTRFRHDLLGNVVAMESGDATTTYEYDLLGRIVAARNAHVRLGREYDAVGRLLAESWNGQEIRSTYDIAGRRIARKTPSGAVTQWAYEPDQRALVQQVGQQSVTYRYDIAGREVERVLGDAARLTQEWDAERLSTRQRVVTATGDVRQRAYRHRSDGALTSVTDSLLGERTFAFDRAGRITSARGGEGWDESYEYDILGNLTDFRTDAPVRDPEAGPGDRVYSGSLLRRAGRTHYRHDDQGRVVQRTTRLLSGGRHEWHYLWNAEDQLTGVLTPDGERWRYLYDPIGRRVAKQLLADSAESVTEQVDFFWDGDQLAEQTDGTVSVTWDWTDGPTPVGQRVRSSGPIGRDAPQAEIDEQFYAIVTDLLGTPTELVDTEGAVAWTRSSTLWGVPVEQNGDRRVDCPLRFPGQYYDAETGLHYNHHRYYEPGTARYLSPDPLGRTPAPNHHAYVKNPLQWKDPLGLKAPCLVDLYHGTLGQHADNILANGVDINASTRKMDFGRGGFYVTNNPQQALDWSKKMVKRHGGVPAVIHFKVPKAELDNLSSKIFDGPGDEVAEFIRHHRKGGAMHNFERVEGPMLYNLDPFLKKGAPPDLGGHQIALFGDRAADLFSNSIHRRVGPPTS